In a genomic window of Shouchella clausii:
- a CDS encoding asparaginase, which produces MRHVMLLTTGGTIASTTSESGKLVAGELSGEELAKLCGLPEDIRVSVRSVLQKPSVHITLADWLLLKREVERAFEDETINGIVVTHGTDTLEETAYFLDLTNKDERPIIVTGSQRGPEQTGSDAFINLRHAIYAACEPDLKHTGCVVVFNERIFAARYVKKEHASNLQGFNAFGFGYLGIIDNDVIFTYQKPVRREFYEIGDTPLKQIGIAKVYLGMSADMLEGMIAVCDGMVVEGVGRGQVPPNLVATLERAVANKKPIIVTTASEEGKVYPTYDYKGSAHQLEQMGVILGSDYDSKKARIKAMVMLAANKELAAGFM; this is translated from the coding sequence ATGCGCCATGTGATGTTGCTGACAACTGGAGGCACGATTGCAAGCACCACAAGCGAAAGCGGCAAATTGGTCGCAGGTGAACTTTCTGGAGAAGAGTTGGCAAAGCTATGTGGTTTGCCGGAAGACATCCGTGTAAGTGTGCGCTCTGTATTGCAAAAACCAAGCGTTCATATTACACTCGCCGATTGGCTGTTGTTAAAGCGCGAAGTAGAGCGTGCTTTTGAAGACGAGACGATTAACGGGATTGTTGTCACACACGGCACCGATACGCTTGAAGAAACAGCCTATTTTTTAGATTTAACGAACAAAGACGAGCGTCCCATAATCGTCACAGGATCTCAACGAGGACCAGAGCAAACAGGCAGTGATGCGTTTATTAATTTACGTCATGCCATTTATGCTGCTTGTGAACCTGATTTAAAGCATACTGGCTGTGTCGTCGTTTTTAACGAGCGGATTTTTGCAGCCCGTTATGTCAAAAAAGAGCATGCCTCCAATTTGCAAGGGTTTAATGCCTTTGGTTTCGGCTATTTAGGAATTATAGACAACGATGTGATTTTTACGTATCAAAAGCCTGTTCGCCGGGAGTTTTATGAAATTGGCGATACTCCTCTTAAACAAATTGGCATTGCTAAAGTTTATTTAGGCATGAGCGCAGACATGCTGGAAGGGATGATTGCTGTATGCGATGGGATGGTGGTTGAAGGCGTTGGCCGCGGCCAAGTTCCTCCAAACCTAGTAGCTACGTTGGAACGAGCGGTTGCCAACAAGAAGCCAATCATTGTGACGACCGCCTCAGAAGAAGGGAAAGTATACCCAACGTATGACTACAAAGGAAGTGCCCACCAACTCGAACAAATGGGTGTCATTCTCGGCTCCGATTATGACAGCAAGAAAGCACGGATTAAAGCAATGGTCATGCTAGCAGCGAACAAGGAACTAGCAGCTGGGTTTATGTGA
- a CDS encoding YpdA family putative bacillithiol disulfide reductase: MVDAVIIGGGPCGLAAAIACQEKGLSAVVVEKENIVHSIYRYPTHQTFFSTSERLEIGGVPFIVEDRKPRRNQALVYYRNVAKLKRLHIRAFEKVLRVVKRADRSFEVTTTKGTLEAKHVIVATGYYDSPNMMGIPGEDKSHVMHYFKEAHPYFDHDVVVIGGKNSAVDAALELEKAGARVTMLYRGSDYSASVKPWILPELVSLVRNEKVKMVFHADVYEITDSHVHYRIGKQEHKAKAQFVFAMTGYHPDHSFIRSLGVHVDEATGRPVYDEQTMETNVEGIFIAGVIAAGNNANEIFIENGRLHGPLIAQAIARRIEME, from the coding sequence GTGGTAGATGCAGTCATTATTGGCGGCGGCCCTTGTGGCCTTGCTGCGGCAATTGCATGTCAAGAAAAGGGGTTGTCTGCTGTTGTTGTGGAAAAAGAGAACATTGTCCACTCAATTTACCGCTATCCAACGCACCAAACCTTTTTCAGTACAAGCGAACGCTTAGAAATAGGCGGTGTCCCTTTCATTGTGGAGGACCGCAAACCCCGGAGGAACCAGGCGCTTGTCTACTATCGGAATGTAGCAAAATTAAAAAGGCTCCACATTCGTGCATTTGAAAAAGTGCTCCGCGTAGTAAAACGGGCTGATCGTTCATTTGAAGTGACGACGACAAAAGGAACACTTGAAGCGAAGCATGTGATTGTGGCCACAGGCTATTATGATTCTCCTAATATGATGGGAATACCAGGTGAAGATAAAAGCCATGTGATGCACTATTTTAAAGAAGCCCATCCTTATTTCGACCATGATGTGGTTGTTATAGGCGGCAAAAATTCGGCTGTTGATGCAGCGCTTGAGTTAGAAAAAGCGGGTGCCCGCGTCACTATGCTTTATCGGGGCAGCGATTATTCAGCAAGCGTAAAGCCGTGGATTTTGCCAGAGCTCGTGTCCCTTGTGCGGAATGAAAAGGTCAAAATGGTCTTTCATGCTGATGTGTATGAGATTACGGATAGCCACGTACACTACCGGATAGGGAAACAAGAGCACAAAGCTAAAGCGCAGTTTGTGTTTGCGATGACCGGCTACCATCCTGATCACTCTTTTATTCGCAGTCTTGGTGTACATGTCGATGAAGCAACAGGAAGGCCTGTATATGACGAGCAAACGATGGAAACAAATGTGGAAGGCATTTTTATTGCCGGCGTCATTGCTGCTGGAAACAATGCTAATGAAATTTTTATTGAAAATGGTCGCCTGCACGGCCCTTTGATTGCACAAGCAATTGCGCGCAGGATTGAAATGGAGTGA
- a CDS encoding Glu/Leu/Phe/Val family dehydrogenase, translating to MDENQEDKLDVLAATQSIIHKALKKLGYPDEMYELLKEPVRMLTVRIPVRMDDGSTKIFTGYRAQHNDAVGPTKGGVRFHPDVSEKEVKALSIWMSLKAGIVNLPYGGGKGGIVCDPRQMSFREVERLSRGYVRAISQIVGPTKDIPAPDVFTNSQIMAWMLDEYSRIREFDSPNFITGKPLVLGGSHGREAATAKGVTICIMEAAKKKGIDLEGARVIIQGFGNAGSFLAKFMADAGALVVGIADAYGALYAEEGLDIDYLLDRRDSFGTVTNLFKDTITNEELLEKECDILVPAAIENQITSHNAGKLKAAIVVEAANGPTTLEATQILAERSILLVPDVLASAGGVTVSYFEWVQNNQGYYWTDEEVEGRLRTVLTEAFNNIYNLALRRKVDMRLAAYMVGVRRMAEASRFRGWV from the coding sequence ATGGACGAAAACCAAGAGGATAAATTAGATGTTCTTGCAGCAACTCAGTCCATTATACATAAGGCGCTAAAAAAACTAGGCTATCCAGATGAAATGTATGAACTACTTAAAGAGCCGGTACGGATGTTGACCGTCCGTATTCCTGTGAGAATGGATGATGGATCAACGAAAATCTTTACCGGCTACCGTGCCCAACATAATGACGCTGTTGGTCCGACAAAAGGAGGCGTACGGTTTCATCCAGATGTCAGTGAAAAAGAAGTCAAGGCGCTGTCGATTTGGATGAGTTTAAAAGCAGGCATTGTCAACTTGCCATACGGTGGAGGAAAAGGAGGCATTGTTTGCGACCCAAGGCAGATGTCGTTTAGAGAAGTGGAACGTCTAAGCCGTGGCTATGTCCGCGCGATTAGCCAAATTGTTGGCCCGACGAAAGACATTCCTGCGCCAGATGTTTTTACCAACTCGCAAATTATGGCGTGGATGCTTGATGAATATAGCCGGATTCGCGAATTTGACTCACCCAATTTTATTACGGGAAAGCCGCTTGTGCTCGGAGGGTCACACGGTCGAGAGGCAGCGACTGCAAAAGGTGTGACGATTTGCATCATGGAAGCGGCGAAAAAGAAAGGAATTGACCTTGAAGGCGCGCGCGTCATTATTCAAGGCTTTGGCAATGCAGGGAGCTTTTTGGCGAAGTTTATGGCCGACGCAGGGGCACTAGTAGTAGGAATTGCCGATGCATATGGCGCCCTTTATGCAGAAGAAGGTTTAGATATTGACTATTTGCTTGATCGCCGCGATAGTTTCGGGACAGTAACAAATTTATTTAAAGATACGATTACAAATGAGGAGCTGTTAGAAAAAGAATGTGATATTTTGGTTCCAGCAGCTATTGAAAACCAAATCACCTCACACAATGCAGGCAAGTTAAAAGCAGCGATTGTCGTCGAAGCAGCTAACGGCCCGACTACGCTTGAGGCCACGCAAATCCTTGCAGAACGGAGCATTTTGCTTGTGCCTGATGTCTTGGCAAGTGCTGGGGGCGTAACGGTCTCTTACTTTGAATGGGTGCAAAACAACCAAGGCTACTATTGGACGGATGAGGAAGTTGAAGGACGGTTGCGGACAGTGCTGACGGAAGCGTTTAACAACATTTACAACCTTGCTTTGCGCCGTAAAGTCGATATGCGCCTCGCTGCCTATATGGTCGGTGTGAGACGCATGGCCGAAGCTTCTCGGTTCCGTGGATGGGTTTGA
- a CDS encoding LolA family protein, whose protein sequence is MKRQPLFLAAITGLLFTGGCSFMTINAEDVLEQALAREEKFVPYTIIKEFDDGYSESVYAKDEQTQRVDFAKDGQLLSTSLYVDGNIYEKDYETKMIYEANAEEATNPLTPKEALLDEVNYLLKNHEIEVVEDERFLKRDVFKLHFYSETDHIKEAELWVDKKTYLQLKTVYTYSDQVVAGEAVEVRFKPDFPEGWFDVEEDGFVLVSEEAPVQMEKNELADAFDKSLRLPNELNGLKLENIELYNGGSEDASVVASYLDSEGKEIELTVSNSYGLEWIGESETETVRGIEVHFSWEPSSHYANWTEDGLFYELFTMRDWQKQQAVELIEGMELVSAD, encoded by the coding sequence ATGAAACGGCAACCGCTTTTTTTAGCGGCCATAACAGGGTTGTTGTTTACAGGTGGGTGCAGCTTCATGACCATCAATGCGGAAGATGTGCTCGAACAAGCCCTTGCAAGAGAAGAAAAGTTTGTTCCTTATACGATCATTAAAGAATTTGATGATGGCTACAGCGAGTCGGTCTATGCAAAAGACGAGCAGACGCAGCGGGTCGACTTTGCCAAAGACGGCCAGCTGTTGTCCACTTCTTTATATGTTGATGGAAATATTTATGAAAAAGACTATGAAACAAAAATGATTTACGAAGCAAACGCAGAAGAAGCGACGAACCCGCTTACTCCAAAAGAAGCGTTGCTTGATGAAGTGAACTATTTGTTGAAAAACCATGAGATTGAAGTCGTTGAAGACGAGCGCTTTTTAAAACGTGATGTGTTTAAACTCCATTTTTATTCTGAGACTGATCACATAAAGGAAGCTGAGTTATGGGTCGACAAAAAAACGTACCTCCAACTAAAGACGGTTTATACGTACTCTGATCAAGTCGTGGCAGGGGAAGCTGTCGAGGTTCGCTTTAAGCCTGACTTTCCCGAAGGCTGGTTTGATGTGGAGGAAGATGGATTTGTTTTAGTAAGTGAAGAGGCACCTGTCCAAATGGAAAAAAACGAATTGGCTGATGCCTTTGACAAATCGCTGCGCTTGCCAAACGAGTTAAACGGCTTGAAGCTGGAAAACATTGAGCTGTATAACGGCGGCAGTGAGGACGCTTCGGTTGTTGCGTCGTATCTCGATAGCGAAGGCAAAGAAATTGAACTGACCGTCTCAAACAGCTACGGTTTGGAATGGATTGGTGAAAGTGAGACCGAGACTGTTCGTGGCATTGAGGTCCATTTTAGTTGGGAACCGTCGAGTCATTATGCAAATTGGACGGAAGACGGGCTTTTCTATGAACTGTTCACAATGAGGGATTGGCAAAAGCAACAGGCAGTGGAATTGATTGAAGGAATGGAACTTGTTTCAGCAGACTAG
- a CDS encoding sensor histidine kinase, which yields MLLLATALVPFIATSLFSYQLNRVAKEESSNHLESMIVAKSISRTLNQNAQMFDGSAKELGRLALKQHDNVQLGLYSKDRALQFQSASEEGVFATHLTPEGMFSNLYSWQSSDSAYIYKEPIFLQDQIAGYFELRFDKSGIRKETKEVYMLTILFFLITVGITLFIVQHWFKRNMLVPFAWMKAEMDEVAYGKQNRTTPVKRGRTEVGQLMDNFANMAAHLRAIDAQKQSDDEDRKKLIAAISHDLRTPLTSIRAYAEGMHAHPDKREEYSKVILAKTEYMQRLIEDLLIFSQVHSTSFSLSLKKVDAEELVELLFDGYDLEKEQLRLSTNMEIEPAEVDADAGRLVQVMDNLVTNAICYSPEGGAISLYATNKQSCLPPFVARTNEQRLYIFVKDEGQGIPSGVQRQLFDPFFQVEQARSQTNDKGVGLGLSICRELINQHGGTIDVYSSPPHGSTFFFSIPCIKTEGGNE from the coding sequence TTGCTCTTGCTCGCAACCGCGCTTGTCCCGTTTATTGCGACAAGCTTATTTTCATACCAACTAAACCGTGTGGCGAAAGAAGAGTCAAGTAACCATTTAGAGTCGATGATTGTCGCTAAAAGCATAAGCCGAACGCTAAATCAGAATGCACAAATGTTTGATGGCTCGGCAAAAGAGCTTGGCCGCTTGGCGCTTAAACAACATGATAACGTCCAGTTAGGTCTTTATTCAAAGGATCGGGCCTTGCAATTCCAAAGCGCCTCTGAGGAAGGGGTTTTTGCCACTCACCTTACGCCAGAGGGCATGTTCAGCAATTTGTATAGTTGGCAATCAAGTGATTCGGCCTACATTTACAAGGAGCCGATTTTTTTGCAAGACCAAATTGCAGGCTACTTTGAGCTTCGCTTTGACAAAAGCGGCATACGCAAGGAAACGAAGGAAGTCTACATGTTGACGATCCTGTTTTTTCTTATAACCGTAGGTATCACGCTTTTCATTGTACAGCACTGGTTTAAACGGAATATGCTCGTTCCTTTTGCTTGGATGAAAGCGGAAATGGACGAAGTTGCTTATGGAAAACAAAATCGTACGACCCCTGTTAAGCGGGGGCGTACGGAAGTTGGCCAACTGATGGACAATTTTGCAAACATGGCAGCGCATTTGCGAGCAATTGATGCCCAAAAACAAAGTGATGACGAAGATCGCAAGAAGCTGATTGCAGCGATTTCACATGATTTACGGACGCCTTTGACATCGATACGCGCGTATGCAGAAGGGATGCACGCCCACCCTGACAAAAGGGAGGAGTACAGCAAGGTTATTTTAGCAAAGACCGAGTATATGCAACGATTGATTGAAGATTTGCTGATTTTCTCCCAAGTTCATTCAACGAGCTTTAGTTTGTCGTTAAAAAAAGTTGATGCAGAAGAGCTTGTCGAATTGTTGTTTGACGGGTACGACCTTGAAAAAGAGCAGTTAAGGTTAAGTACGAACATGGAAATAGAGCCAGCTGAAGTCGATGCAGATGCAGGCCGCCTTGTTCAAGTCATGGACAATTTGGTTACCAATGCCATTTGCTATTCGCCTGAAGGAGGAGCAATTTCCTTGTATGCAACTAACAAGCAGTCTTGTTTGCCTCCTTTCGTTGCGCGGACAAATGAACAGCGACTCTATATTTTTGTTAAAGATGAAGGACAAGGCATTCCAAGTGGCGTGCAACGCCAGCTCTTTGACCCGTTTTTTCAAGTAGAACAGGCAAGAAGCCAAACAAACGACAAAGGGGTAGGCTTAGGGCTGTCTATTTGCCGGGAGCTGATCAATCAACATGGAGGCACAATTGATGTCTATTCGTCGCCACCACACGGAAGTACGTTTTTCTTTTCCATTCCGTGCATAAAAACAGAGGGGGGAAATGAATGA
- a CDS encoding response regulator transcription factor codes for MAILLIEDDRSIATIVKEYLERESFKVVWQADGESGYRAFCDGAYQLVLIDLMLPKMDGFALCEKIRASSEVPIIVVSAKQTDFDKVQSFGLGADDYVTKPFSPLELTARVKAQIRRYERSYPQQEDRLQFIDVEIDITGRRVFARGEQISFTAKEFELLLFLANHPGRVFTKEELYAAVWNGDGFDSRTVTVHVKNVRHKLQDGTKHPKYIETVWGVGYKFIGLGNR; via the coding sequence ATGGCAATATTGTTAATTGAAGATGATCGATCAATTGCAACGATTGTGAAAGAGTATTTAGAGAGGGAATCCTTTAAAGTCGTATGGCAAGCTGATGGCGAGAGTGGCTACCGTGCCTTTTGTGACGGTGCTTACCAGCTTGTATTAATCGATTTGATGCTCCCGAAAATGGATGGGTTTGCTTTGTGTGAGAAAATTCGTGCCAGTTCAGAAGTGCCCATTATTGTTGTTAGTGCAAAGCAAACTGATTTTGACAAAGTCCAAAGTTTCGGGTTAGGCGCAGACGACTATGTAACAAAGCCATTCAGCCCCCTTGAACTAACGGCAAGGGTGAAAGCGCAAATTCGCCGTTATGAACGGTCGTACCCACAGCAAGAAGACAGGCTTCAATTTATAGATGTAGAAATCGATATAACGGGCAGGCGTGTTTTCGCCCGTGGCGAGCAGATTTCTTTTACGGCAAAAGAATTTGAACTGCTGCTGTTTTTAGCCAACCACCCAGGGCGCGTTTTTACAAAAGAAGAGTTGTACGCAGCGGTATGGAATGGCGACGGCTTTGACAGCAGGACGGTGACAGTCCATGTAAAAAATGTCAGACACAAATTACAAGACGGGACGAAGCATCCGAAATACATAGAAACGGTGTGGGGCGTTGGCTATAAATTTATAGGGCTTGGGAACCGATGA
- a CDS encoding genetic competence negative regulator → MRLERLAIDKFKVFLTYDDMDERGITKEDLWQDVPKVHDLFRDMMLEADDELGFKIDGPIAVEVFAMPAQGMVFIITKGDPADEYDAEDYEEGFIEMQLTLDETDEVFYEFSSFEDVIGLASRLHAIGMLGGELHSYQTRFYLKFNEAELEEVNEAALIAILSEFGSPATTSFHRICEYGKALMPAQAIEQLYRIFYLKT, encoded by the coding sequence ATGCGCTTAGAGCGTTTAGCAATCGATAAATTTAAGGTTTTTTTAACCTATGATGATATGGATGAAAGAGGGATTACAAAAGAAGACTTGTGGCAAGATGTTCCGAAAGTCCATGACTTATTCCGGGATATGATGCTGGAAGCAGATGACGAGTTAGGTTTTAAAATCGATGGGCCGATTGCAGTTGAAGTGTTTGCGATGCCAGCGCAGGGCATGGTTTTTATTATTACGAAAGGTGACCCTGCTGACGAGTATGATGCCGAAGACTATGAAGAAGGCTTCATTGAAATGCAATTAACTTTAGACGAAACCGACGAAGTTTTTTATGAATTTTCTTCGTTTGAAGATGTTATTGGTCTTGCATCTCGTCTACACGCCATTGGTATGTTAGGCGGCGAATTGCATTCCTATCAAACGCGCTTCTACTTAAAGTTTAACGAAGCAGAGCTTGAAGAAGTGAATGAAGCAGCCCTAATAGCGATTTTATCAGAATTTGGCAGCCCTGCGACAACCTCTTTCCATCGTATTTGCGAATATGGAAAAGCGTTAATGCCGGCACAAGCGATTGAACAGCTTTATCGGATTTTTTATCTTAAAACGTAG
- a CDS encoding MerR family transcriptional regulator, whose product MMTSKDGKYNIKAVSKKLGIHPGTLRAWERRYQAINPDRNESGHRLYTDEHIAVLRWLIEKVNEGFSIKQAVELKEADKASGEWHTATDHSSYISNLATDFLKALLAFDEEQAQEWLNRAFSMYSMERVAIELFSIAYDMLEQERKQGTITLAHQQYAVRAMEAKITNLAMVLPTDRSKQKILLFCGPHEQSALPLRIFAFYLKRKGFSTICFGTGISVEDAELVVQQCAPVLVAVSCRDEQNMQAAEDWLKQVIKKQPNTKIGLLGKGFSELHDNKKANCETIFIGKSRADWEIWVERMLQH is encoded by the coding sequence ATGATGACCTCTAAAGATGGGAAGTATAACATAAAGGCCGTTTCTAAGAAATTAGGGATTCACCCGGGAACATTAAGGGCGTGGGAAAGGCGATACCAGGCCATTAACCCGGATCGGAACGAAAGCGGCCATCGTTTGTATACAGACGAACACATTGCCGTACTCCGCTGGCTAATTGAAAAAGTCAATGAAGGATTTTCCATTAAGCAAGCCGTTGAACTAAAAGAGGCTGACAAAGCGAGCGGGGAATGGCATACAGCAACGGATCATTCCAGCTATATAAGCAACCTTGCCACGGATTTCCTAAAAGCTTTGCTCGCCTTTGACGAAGAACAAGCCCAAGAATGGCTGAACCGCGCTTTTAGTATGTATTCGATGGAACGTGTGGCGATTGAACTGTTTAGTATTGCCTATGACATGCTTGAACAGGAAAGAAAGCAAGGAACGATAACACTTGCTCATCAACAATATGCTGTACGAGCCATGGAGGCGAAAATCACAAATTTGGCAATGGTGCTGCCTACGGACAGGTCCAAGCAAAAAATTTTGTTGTTTTGCGGCCCTCATGAACAATCGGCTTTGCCGTTAAGGATCTTTGCCTTTTATTTAAAGCGGAAAGGATTTAGCACAATCTGTTTTGGGACAGGAATTTCTGTTGAAGATGCAGAATTGGTTGTGCAGCAGTGCGCGCCCGTCCTTGTCGCTGTTTCTTGCAGAGACGAGCAGAATATGCAGGCTGCTGAGGACTGGTTGAAACAAGTGATAAAAAAACAGCCTAACACGAAAATAGGGTTGCTTGGAAAAGGGTTTTCAGAGCTCCATGACAACAAGAAAGCAAACTGTGAGACGATTTTCATCGGCAAGTCAAGAGCAGACTGGGAAATATGGGTTGAACGAATGCTGCAACATTAA
- a CDS encoding metallophosphoesterase yields the protein MWKLWIKTAVAFAGGALAMHMVRQAQENNVRFHTFSSAKIPTKADPIELLFISDIHRRRIADEILDMARERCDAVMIGGDLTERAAPKARTEENLQKLAELAPVFFVRGNNDEEVDQQWLAASLHKYGVSYLDNKQTTITIKETSVTIIGLSDRDYSEEELDKLFADKQDTYTIVLCHYPNVSHSLHGRDVDVMLCGHTHGGQIRVFGFGLEKKGGLVQEGGFLKLVSNGYGTTSVPLRLGAAPEVHAITIKPSTAKVEE from the coding sequence ATGTGGAAATTATGGATAAAAACCGCTGTTGCTTTTGCCGGGGGCGCCTTGGCGATGCATATGGTGAGACAAGCTCAAGAAAACAATGTCCGCTTCCACACTTTCTCAAGCGCGAAAATCCCGACAAAAGCAGATCCAATCGAGCTTTTGTTTATTTCGGATATCCACCGGCGGCGTATTGCCGATGAAATATTGGATATGGCGAGAGAGCGTTGCGATGCGGTAATGATCGGTGGAGATCTAACAGAGAGAGCTGCTCCAAAAGCGCGGACTGAAGAGAACTTACAAAAATTAGCTGAATTGGCGCCTGTTTTTTTTGTGCGAGGCAACAATGACGAAGAAGTCGATCAACAATGGCTTGCTGCAAGCCTCCATAAGTATGGCGTAAGCTATTTAGATAATAAACAAACGACGATAACGATAAAGGAAACGTCTGTCACAATCATTGGACTTAGCGATAGAGACTATAGCGAGGAAGAACTGGACAAGCTTTTTGCCGACAAACAGGACACTTATACAATTGTCCTTTGCCATTACCCAAATGTAAGCCATTCCCTACATGGGAGGGATGTGGACGTGATGCTTTGTGGACATACGCATGGCGGACAAATCCGTGTCTTTGGGTTCGGCTTAGAGAAAAAAGGCGGACTTGTACAGGAAGGCGGATTTTTGAAACTCGTGAGCAATGGGTATGGGACGACATCGGTACCCCTTCGTTTAGGCGCTGCGCCTGAAGTTCATGCGATTACGATCAAACCAAGCACAGCAAAGGTGGAGGAATAG
- the tnpA gene encoding IS200/IS605 family transposase: MSKDTNSLAHTKWNCKYHIVFAPKYRRQVIYGKLKKDIGEILRTLSERKGVEIIEATACKDHIHMLVSIPPKISVSSFVGYLKGKSSLMIFDRHANLKYRYGNRKFWCTGFYVDTVGRNKKVIEEYIKNQIQDDIVAEQLSLLEYVDPFTGEEVKRKKKRMR; this comes from the coding sequence ATGTCTAAAGACACTAACAGTTTAGCACATACAAAGTGGAATTGTAAGTATCATATAGTATTTGCCCCAAAGTACAGAAGGCAGGTAATCTATGGGAAACTTAAAAAAGACATTGGAGAAATATTAAGAACGTTGAGTGAAAGAAAAGGTGTCGAAATTATTGAAGCAACTGCTTGTAAAGATCACATACATATGCTGGTGAGTATTCCGCCGAAAATCAGTGTGTCTTCATTTGTGGGATATTTGAAAGGGAAAAGTAGCTTGATGATATTCGATCGGCATGCAAATTTAAAATATCGATACGGAAATCGAAAATTTTGGTGCACAGGTTTTTATGTAGATACAGTGGGAAGAAATAAGAAAGTAATTGAAGAATATATAAAAAACCAAATACAAGATGATATAGTCGCAGAACAATTAAGTTTGTTGGAGTATGTAGATCCATTTACAGGTGAAGAGGTAAAGCGTAAAAAGAAAAGAATGCGCTAG
- a CDS encoding M20 metallopeptidase family protein — MQEALFKKLESLYPEMVELRRDFHAEPELAFEEEITPRKIASYLQNLGIDVRTQVGGRGVVGTIKGKKPGKTVALRADFDALPIQEETGLPFASKIPGKMHACGHDGHTATLLVLAKALVAMRDELEGTIVLIHQFAEEFAPGGAIAMIEDGCLDGVDAIFGTHLWSPLPYGEVGYSYDRLMAASDRFEVNIQGKGGHGALPHETVDAVMVGSSVAMMLQQLVSRNVNPLEPAVVTIASFHAGGAFNVISDTAKLEGTVRTFSESVQNQLIVRMEETIKGVCEASGATYSFTYTKGYPAVVNDRKMTELLMKTAKLFHPVEKLHEIEPVMGGEDFSYYLQRVPGAFFFTGAGNEEKGIVYPHHHPKFDIDERAMLVAAKHLGAAALSFLGTGDKK; from the coding sequence GTGCAAGAGGCGTTGTTTAAAAAACTTGAGTCACTTTACCCAGAAATGGTAGAATTGCGCCGGGATTTTCATGCTGAGCCTGAACTGGCCTTTGAAGAAGAAATAACACCAAGAAAAATTGCTTCCTATTTGCAAAATCTTGGTATTGACGTGCGCACACAAGTTGGGGGACGTGGTGTCGTCGGGACGATCAAAGGCAAAAAACCAGGCAAAACAGTAGCATTGCGTGCTGATTTTGATGCATTGCCTATCCAAGAAGAAACAGGGCTGCCGTTTGCTTCGAAAATTCCTGGGAAAATGCATGCTTGTGGCCATGACGGCCATACCGCTACATTGCTCGTATTGGCGAAAGCGCTCGTGGCGATGCGTGATGAATTAGAAGGGACAATTGTCCTCATCCATCAATTTGCAGAAGAATTTGCCCCAGGCGGTGCAATTGCAATGATCGAAGATGGTTGTTTAGATGGGGTGGACGCCATTTTTGGCACCCATTTGTGGAGCCCCCTTCCTTATGGGGAAGTTGGCTATTCATATGACCGTTTGATGGCTGCTTCAGACCGCTTTGAAGTGAATATACAAGGAAAAGGCGGGCACGGAGCTCTTCCCCATGAAACGGTTGATGCTGTCATGGTCGGCTCATCTGTGGCAATGATGCTCCAACAGTTAGTGAGCCGCAATGTCAACCCTTTAGAACCGGCAGTCGTCACAATTGCTTCTTTCCATGCCGGAGGTGCTTTCAATGTCATTAGCGATACGGCGAAGTTAGAAGGGACGGTAAGGACGTTTAGTGAAAGCGTACAAAATCAATTAATTGTCCGTATGGAAGAAACGATCAAAGGGGTGTGCGAGGCGAGCGGTGCAACTTATTCGTTTACTTACACAAAAGGGTATCCAGCTGTCGTGAATGACAGAAAAATGACGGAACTTTTAATGAAAACTGCGAAATTGTTCCATCCAGTAGAAAAATTGCATGAAATCGAGCCCGTTATGGGCGGGGAAGACTTTTCTTATTATTTACAACGGGTTCCAGGAGCGTTCTTTTTCACCGGTGCTGGAAATGAGGAGAAGGGGATCGTTTATCCTCACCATCATCCTAAGTTTGATATTGACGAGCGTGCTATGCTTGTGGCCGCCAAACACCTAGGGGCAGCTGCTCTATCTTTCTTAGGAACTGGAGATAAAAAGTAA